One genomic window of Glycine soja cultivar W05 chromosome 9, ASM419377v2, whole genome shotgun sequence includes the following:
- the LOC114367615 gene encoding uncharacterized protein LOC114367615 has protein sequence MPPALSDPLSVTPASSDAVLQRSAPPENRRFGDLRGLQWRINLGVLPSSSSTSIDDLRRVTANCRRRYASLRRRLLVEPHVPKDGANSRNLVIDNPLSQNPDSTWGRFFRNAELERMVDQDLSRLYPEHGSYFQTPGCQSMLRRILLLWCLRHPECGYRQGMHELLAPLLYVLQVDLEHLSEVRKLYEDHFTDRFDGLLYQENDLSYSFDFKKSPELMEDEFGSHGNAVKVNSLEELDPEIQTIVLLSDAYGAEGELGIVLSEKFVEHDAYCMFDALMSGAHGSVAMADFFSSSPVSGSHSGVPPVIEASAALYYLLSLVDSSLHSHLFELGVEPQYFSLRWLRVLFGREFSLANLLIIWDEIFASENSSLEKGADDCEFRILSSPRGAFISAMAVAMLLHLRSSLLATENPTRCLQRLLNFPEDINIEKLLEKAKSLQALALSVDISSSSLLFLGFHYQSKSIYTTSVTLPSESVSPKTPLNLLPDSYWEEKWRVAHKAEELRQDSLEKQVPTRKKGWTEKVKFSLRRAKSDPPLSRIQSGKHFRRSLLEDLRKALGSEEDAEKMQPDETLRQHDNPSEAVEVQQEDSVCSGDSNYLSDDRSPSGNSGSEEDLSIYSDPTSPQNEVNDHEITSAKSSVTSNSSLDECNETSGTSSPFPISDPPENISQTSQCNTENYECSETSHTSPNDPHLLISDLPENISQTSQCNTENSECNETSHTSPNDPPLLISNPPKNISQTSQCNTENSECNETSVICPNDPLLPISDPPKNKPPTSGCNSFEEAGNTVNPPKDKKQNKLQWFWPFGRNNVEVISEKAAGAAEAANRGSIQKNTPQPASSAVNEPCSSVSCSGESVDKNVMGTLKNIGQSMLDHIQIIESVFQQDRKGQVTAMTALKELRKISNLLSEM, from the exons ATGCCTCCGGCGCTGTCGGATCCGCTGTCGGTGACTCCGGCAAGCTCCGACGCTGTTCTGCAGCGATCGGCGCCGCCGGAGAATCGGCGATTCGGTGATCTTAGAGGGTTGCAGTGGCGGATAAATCTTGGGGTGCTGCCGTCTTCGTCTTCGACTTCAATTGATGATCTTCGTCGAGTCACCGCGAATTGTAGAagaag GTATGCTAGCTTGAGAAGGCGCCTTCTGGTTGAACCACATGTTCCAAAGGATGGAGCTAATTCACGCAATCTTGTCATTGACAATCCACTTTCACAGAATCCAG ATAGTACATGGGGTCGCTTTTTCCGCAATGCAGAGTTGGAGAGAATGGTTGATCAGGATTTATCACGTTTATACCCAGAACATGGCAGTTATTTTCAGACTCCAGGATGCCAAAGCATGTTGAGACGAATTTTATTACTGTGGTGTCTCAGGCACCCAGAATGTGGTTATAGACAAG GAATGCATGAATTACTTGCTCCTCTGCTTTATGTTCTCCAAGTTGATTTGGAGCATCTTTCGGAAGTTCGGAAGCTTTACGAAGATCACTTTACAGACAGATTTGACGGCCTTTTATATCAAGAGAATGATCTTTCTTACagctttgattttaaaaaatctccAGAATTGATGGAGGATGAATTTGGTTCTCATGGAAATGCTGTGAAAGTCAATAGTCTTGAGGAACTTGATCCTGAGATACAGACCATTGTATTACTAAGTGATGCTTATGGAGCTGAAGGTGAACTGGGCATTGTTTTATCTGAGAAATTCGTGGAGCATGACGCATACTGTATGTTTGATGCTTTGATGAGTGGGGCCCATGGTTCAGTTGCAATGGCCGATTTCTTCTCTTCATCCCCTGTATCTGGGTCCCATAGTGGCGTGCCTCCTGTGATTGAGGCTTCGGCTGCATTGTATTATTTGTTGTCTCTTGTAGATTCATCTCTCCACAGCCATCTTTTTGAACTTGGGGTTGAACCTCAGTACTTTTCTCTTCGATGGTTGCGAGTTTTATTTGGACGAGAATTTTCACTTGCCAACCTCTTGATCATATGGGATGAGATCTTTGCATCAGAGAATAGCAGCTTGGAAAAAGGTGCTGATGACTGTGAGTTCAGGATCTTAAGTTCACCTCGTGGAGCATTTATCTCAGCTATGGCAGTAGCTATGTTACTTCATTTAAGATCTTCACTACTTGCAACTGAAAACCCTACAAGGTGTCTTCAGAGATTACTAAACTTTCCTGAAGACATTAATATTGAAAAACTACTAGAGAAGGCTAAATCCTTGCAGGCTTTGGCACTGAGTGTTGATATTTCATCATCGTCACTTTTGTTTCTTGGATTTCATTACCAAAGTAAATCTATATATACTACATCTGTGACCCTTCCATCTGAATCCGTGTCTCCGAAAACTCCACTGAATTTGTTACCCGATAGCTATTGGGAAGAGAAGTGGAGGGTTGCCCACAAGGCTGAAGAACTTAGGCAAGATAGTCTAGAAAAGCAGGTTCCCACTCGGAAAAAGGGATGGACGGAAAAGGTAAAATTCAGTTTGAGACGAGCAAAATCTGACCCTCCTTTGTCAAGGATTCAGAGTGGCAAACATTTTAGGCGCAGTTTGTTGGAAGATCTTCGCAAGGCACTCGGCTCAGAGGAAGATGCAGAGAAAATGCAGCCAGATGAAACACTACGGCAGCATGATAATCCTTCTGAAGCAGTTGAAGTACAACAAGAAGATAGTGtctgtagtggtgacagcaaTTACTTGTCTGATGATAGATCTCCAAGTGGAAATTCTGGCAGTGAGGAAGACTTGTCTATATATTCTGACCCGACTAGTCCCCAGAATGAGGTCAATGATCATGAAATTACCTCAGCGAAAAGTAGTGTTACATCTAATTCATCCCTAGACGAATGCAATGAAACTTCAGGTACCAGTTCACCATTTCCAATCTCCGATCCTCCTGAGAACATTTCTCAGACATCACAGTGCAATACAGAAAATTATGAATGCAGTGAAACATCACATACCAGTCCCAATGATCCACACCTTCTAATCTCCGATCTTCCCGAGAACATTTCTCAGACATCACAGTGCAATACAGAAAATTCTGAATGCAATGAAACTTCACATACCAGTCCCAATGATCCACCCCTTCTAATCTCCAATCCTCCCAAGAACATTTCTCAGACATCACAGTGCAATACAGAAAATTCTGAATGCAATGAAACTTCAGTTATCTGTCCCAATGATCCACTCCTTCCAATCTCTGATCCTCCAAAGAACAAACCTCCGACATCAGGGTGCAATAGCTTTGAGGAAGCAGGAAATACAGTCAATCCTCCTAAAGACAAAAAACAGAATAAGTTGCAGTGGTTTTGGCCGTTTGGACGGAATAATGTTGAAGTGATCTCCGAGAAAGCAGCAGGTGCTGCTGAAGCCGCCAACCGGGGTAGCATTCAAAAAAATACTCCACAACCAGCCTCATCTGCAGTTAATGAGCCTTGTAGTTCTGTTAGTTGCAGTGGAGAATCTGTTGACAAGAATGTGATGGGCACTTTGAAGAATATTGGACAGTCTATGCTTGACCATATTCAG ATAATTGAATCTGTTTTCCAACAAGACCGCAAAGGCCAAGTTACTGCCATGACTGCTCTCAAAGAGCTTAGGAAAATTAGCAATCTTTTGTCTGAGATGTGA
- the LOC114368682 gene encoding uncharacterized protein LOC114368682 isoform X2 translates to MAENPLETAPSSSQPSSSQKSPQDSPQVPAFSNFMPFPGGYYQMIPGMYPALVPGLTLPQHEENGNRGAGIYAVPVNPYDRQITGLTYNTLIPLTYHTPSRPSSEAAAASENQGQAGQLPQQQQPAPQRQVVVRRFQIAFQIDLFLMLKLAAVIFLFNQDGSRQRLIVLVFFAALVYLYQTGALTPIIRWLSQGMQRAAAPPHPPRPAARDEHIPAPRPEGDNAAPAEGLPEAENGNQPANDADQAVENENVAEPDNVNGGNQWWGIVKEIQMIVFGFITSLLPGFHNHMD, encoded by the exons ATGGCGGAAAACCCTCTCGAAACGGCGCCGTCGAGCTcacaaccttcttcttctcagaAGTCGCCTCAAGATTCACCGCAG GTCCCTGCATTTTCGAATTTTATGCCCTTTCCGGGTGGGTATTATCAAATGATTCCTGGTATGTACCCTGCGCTAGTTCCAGGGTTGACTCTGCCGCAACATGAGGAGAATGGGAACCGCGGAGCTGGCATATATGCTGTTCCTGTTAACCCGTATGACAGACAAATTACTGGACTTACATACAACACTCTGATTCCGCTGACTTACCACACACCCAG CAGGCCAAGTTCTGAAGCTGCTGCTGCCAGTGAAAATCAGGGGCAAGCAGGACAGCTACCTCAACAGCAGCAGCCTGCACCTCAAAGACAAGTTGTTGTTAGGAGATTTCAAATTGCATTTCAAATTGATTTGTTTCTTATGTTGAAGCTGGCAGCTGTGATCTTTTTGTTTAACCAAGATGGATCAAGGCAGAGGCTTATCGTCCTCGTGTTCTTTGCTGCTCTTGTATATTT ATACCAAACTGGAGCTTTGACACCAATTATAAGATGGCTTTCACAAGGTATGCAGAGAGCAGCAGCACCTCCTCATCCACCAAGACCTGCAGCCAGGGATGAACATATTCCCGCTCCCAGGCCTGAGGGTGACAATGCTGCTCCAGCAG AGGGTCTACCTGAAGCCGAGAATGGGAACCAGCCCGCTAATGATGCAGACCAGGCAGTTGAGAATGAAAATGTTGCAGAACCTGACAATGTCAATGGTGGTAATCAGTGGTGGGGCATTGTGAAGGAGATCCAGATGATTGTCTTTGGATTTATCACTTCCCTTCTCCCTGGGTTCCACAACCATATGGATTGA
- the LOC114368682 gene encoding uncharacterized protein LOC114368682 isoform X1, with the protein MAENPLETAPSSSQPSSSQKSPQDSPQVPAFSNFMPFPGGYYQMIPGMYPALVPGLTLPQHEENGNRGAGIYAVPVNPYDRQITGLTYNTLIPLTYHTPSSRPSSEAAAASENQGQAGQLPQQQQPAPQRQVVVRRFQIAFQIDLFLMLKLAAVIFLFNQDGSRQRLIVLVFFAALVYLYQTGALTPIIRWLSQGMQRAAAPPHPPRPAARDEHIPAPRPEGDNAAPAEGLPEAENGNQPANDADQAVENENVAEPDNVNGGNQWWGIVKEIQMIVFGFITSLLPGFHNHMD; encoded by the exons ATGGCGGAAAACCCTCTCGAAACGGCGCCGTCGAGCTcacaaccttcttcttctcagaAGTCGCCTCAAGATTCACCGCAG GTCCCTGCATTTTCGAATTTTATGCCCTTTCCGGGTGGGTATTATCAAATGATTCCTGGTATGTACCCTGCGCTAGTTCCAGGGTTGACTCTGCCGCAACATGAGGAGAATGGGAACCGCGGAGCTGGCATATATGCTGTTCCTGTTAACCCGTATGACAGACAAATTACTGGACTTACATACAACACTCTGATTCCGCTGACTTACCACACACCCAG TAGCAGGCCAAGTTCTGAAGCTGCTGCTGCCAGTGAAAATCAGGGGCAAGCAGGACAGCTACCTCAACAGCAGCAGCCTGCACCTCAAAGACAAGTTGTTGTTAGGAGATTTCAAATTGCATTTCAAATTGATTTGTTTCTTATGTTGAAGCTGGCAGCTGTGATCTTTTTGTTTAACCAAGATGGATCAAGGCAGAGGCTTATCGTCCTCGTGTTCTTTGCTGCTCTTGTATATTT ATACCAAACTGGAGCTTTGACACCAATTATAAGATGGCTTTCACAAGGTATGCAGAGAGCAGCAGCACCTCCTCATCCACCAAGACCTGCAGCCAGGGATGAACATATTCCCGCTCCCAGGCCTGAGGGTGACAATGCTGCTCCAGCAG AGGGTCTACCTGAAGCCGAGAATGGGAACCAGCCCGCTAATGATGCAGACCAGGCAGTTGAGAATGAAAATGTTGCAGAACCTGACAATGTCAATGGTGGTAATCAGTGGTGGGGCATTGTGAAGGAGATCCAGATGATTGTCTTTGGATTTATCACTTCCCTTCTCCCTGGGTTCCACAACCATATGGATTGA
- the LOC114368674 gene encoding uncharacterized protein LOC114368674 has protein sequence MLGVLRSKAGFLRRLTSLSVPLRHRSSKAAAAGGHVVEVDMAEYDVALKHFDDLIQRILVKKNTPDWLPFVPGSSFWVPPRLSPSNVADLVHKLSYEDHRHPHDCSPLLSTLRGWPSDNFFIDENESTDGEDTDIEINGPDGTNGTVKVKVLTFSENVAHSEDEEG, from the exons atgTTGGGTGTCCTCCGCAGCAAGGCTGGGTTCCTCCGCCGCCTCACCTCCCTCTCCGTCCCCCTCCGGCACCGGTCGAGCAAGGCGGCGGCGGCGGGTGGACATGTGGTGGAGGTTGACATGGCGGAGTACGACGTGGCGCTGAAGCACTTCGACGACCTAATCCAGCGCATCCTCGTCAAGAAGAACACACCGGACTGGCTCCCCTTCGTGCCCGGGTCCTCCTTCTGGGTCCCACCGCGCCTCTCTCCCTCCAACGTCGCCGACCTCGTCCACAAGCTCTCCTACGAGGACCACCGCCACCCCCACGATTGCTCCCCTCTCCTCTCCACCCTCCGCGGCTGGCCCTCCGACAATTTCTTCATCGAtg AGAATGAATCTACTGATGGTGAGGATACTGATATAGAGATAAATGGCCCAGACGGGACGAACGGGACTGTGAAAGTGAAGGTTCTGACATTTTCAGAAAATGTAGCTCACTCAGAAGATGAGGAAGGATGA
- the LOC114425704 gene encoding putative clathrin assembly protein At5g57200, giving the protein MGTFQSFRKAYGALKDSTKVGLAKVNSEYKELDIAIVKATNHVEYPPKERHVRKIFYATSAHQPRADVAYCIHKLSKRLSKTQSWIVAIKTLIVIHRTLREGDPTFREEILNYSRRGHILHISNFKDDSSPLAWDCSAWVRVYALFLEERLECFRVLKYDIESERLTKASPAVNKAHSRTRLLDSNDLLEQLPALQQLLYRLIGCQPEGCAYRNHLVQYALALVLKESFKIYCALNDGIINLVDMFFDMTRHDAVKALNIYKRAGQQAENLADFYDYCKGLDLARNFQFPTLRQPPPSFLATMEEYIKEAPQTGHVNKRLEYQENDESSKEESESNESAEPQANEEQAEEVNGEESVEEEEEKPKQEEEAESPPFISTDDGIDDLLGLNEINPKVMELEESNAMALAIVPSGNNPNNLALSNIDGTIGWELSLVTAPSNHSSQAPDRRMAGGFDKLLLDSLYEDENARRQLQLQNAGYGHGGTMDIHNNPFDHYNQHDPFAMSNNIAPPPSVQMALMSQQQQQQQMVFQQQQMMYQQPQQHNNNMMMVPHQQQQPYNQFPHQMQNSGSHNPFGDPLLVPNYNHSSMPQRGNYNLI; this is encoded by the exons ATGGGAACGTTTCAGAGCTTCAGAAAAGCCTATGGAGCTCTCAAGGACTCAACCAAGGTTGGCCTCGCCAAAGTCAATAGTGAATACAAG GAGTTGGATATTGCAATTGTAAAGGCCACCAATCATGTGGAATATCCTCCCAAGGAACGTCATGTTCGAA AAATATTCTATGCAACATCAGCACACCAGCCACGGGCAGATGTGGCATACTGTATTCACAAACTTTCTAAGAGACTTTCTAAGACTCAAAGTTGGATA GTTGCTATAAAGACATTGATAGTCATTCACAGGACTTTGAGAGAGGGTGATCCCACCTTTAGAGAAGAGATTCTTAACTACTCCCGCAGGGGACATATTCTCCATATATCCAATTTCAAAGATGATTCAAGCCCTCTAG CTTGGGATTGTTCTGCATGGGTTCGAGTCTATGCACTATTTTTAGAAGAAAGACTTGAATGTTTTAGAGTCCTTAAATATGACATAGAATCCGAGCGTTTAACAAAAGCATCACCAGCTGTAAATAAA GCACATAGCAGAACTCGATTGTTGGATAGTAATGATCTGTTGGAGCAGCTACCGGCACTACAACAACTTCTATATCGCCTTATTGGTTGTCag CCTGAAGGATGTGCTTACCGTAATCATCTAGTACAATATGCGTTGGCCCTG GTTTTGAAAGAAAGTTTCAAAATATACTGCGCACTCAATGATGGAATCATCAATCTTGTTGACATG TTCTTTGATATGACAAGACATGACGCAGTGAAGGCTCtaaacatttataaaagagCTGGCCAACAG GCTGAGAATCTTGCTGACTTCTATGATTACTGCAAAGGCTTGGACCTTGCTAGGAATTTCCAATTTCCAACACTGAGACAG CCACCTCCCTCTTTCCTTGCAACAATGGAAGAATACATTAAAGAAGCACCCCAGACAGGCCATGTTAATAAGAGACTG GAGTATCAAGAAAATGATGAATCGTCTAAAGAGGAATCAGAATCCAATGAATCTGCagagcctcaagcaaatgagGAACAAGCTGAGGAAGTCAATGGGGAAGAGTCagtagaagaggaagaagaaaaacctAAGCAGGAGGAGGAGGCAGAGTCTCCTCCTTTTATATCAACTGATGATGGTATAGATGATTTGCTG GGTCTTAATGAAATAAATCCAAAAGTTATGGAATTGGAGGAAAGCAATGCTATGGCTCTTGCAATTGTACCATCTG GAAATAATCCAAACAATCTTGCTTTGAGTAACATTGACGGGACTATTGGATGGGAACTTTCACTTGTTACTGCACCAAGTAACCATTCCAGTCAAGCCCCGGATCGCagaatg GCTGGTGGTTTTGACAAGCTATTACTGGATAGTCTATATGAAGATGAAAATGCCAGGAGACAACTCCAACTCCAAAATGCAGGTTATGGACATGGTGGAACAATGGATATACATAACAACCCATTTGATCATTACAATCAGCATGATCCATTTGCAATGTCCAACAACATTGCACCTCCCCCCAGTGTGCAAATGGCATTAATGtctcaacaacaacagcaacaacaaatgGTGTTCCAACAGCAGCAAATGATGTACCAACAACCacaacaacacaacaacaacatgaTGATGGTCCCTCACCAACAGCAACAACCATATAACCAATTCCCTCATCAGATGCAGAATTCAGGTTCTCATAATCCATTTGGAGATCCCTTACTGGTACCAAACTATAATCATAGTTCCATGCCCCAACGTggaaattacaatttaatataG
- the LOC114368984 gene encoding uncharacterized protein LOC114368984: MALRRFYNEIKGKRVSEVPEHVKPMLSLSYIKKAIQRGFDNYHAKYIETSSPDPIFHVCYGGMIFSYLVALPHERRHLLHAQEHAQQHH, translated from the coding sequence ATGGCGCTGAGGAGATTCTACAACGAGATCAAGGGGAAGAGGGTGAGCGAGGTCCCTGAGCACGTGAAGCCGATGCTGTCCCTGAGCTACATCAAGAAAGCGATTCAGAGAGGCTTCGACAATTACCATGCCAAGTACATTGAAACCAGTTCCCCTGATCCCATCTTCCATGTCTGCTACGGCGGCATGATCTTCTCCTACCTCGTCGCTCTCCCCCACGAGCGCCGCCACCTCCTCCACGCCCAGGAGCACGCTCAGCAGCATCACTGA